TGCCGGCGGCACCGGCGTTCAGCAGAGCCATGCGGATGCGGGCGTTGACGTCCGAAACCGAGACGACCTCGTCATTCACCACGGCGGCGATGCCTTCCGACCCCGGAGCCCGCGCCACCTGCGTGCCCTGGTCGGTCGGCCGGGGGGCCGCAGCGCCGGCGGCCGCCTTGACGGACTGCGCCGCGGCGGGCAGGGCCAGAAGCGCGCAGGCGGTCGCCACGGCGACGGTGGTCCGGACGGCTCGCAAACTCGACATGCTGCTCAAGCTCCAAAAACGGGTCGCCCGTTATTACGGTGGGGCCGGTGCCCCATGCAAACGGAATCGGACCTTGCCATTCAGTGCGAAACCAACTGGGCGGAATTATGACCGAAGGGGATAACCGGTCGCTTTGCGGCGAATGGCCCCACCCCCATCCGGTCATTTTCCGTCAGCCGTCCTCCAGATGAAGAAGGGCCGCGGTTCCCAGCAGCAGGCTGATGCCGGCGGGACTCCAGGCCGCCATCACGATGGGGATCGTCTCCGACATGCCGAAGGTGCGGACCACGTCGGTCATCACGAACAGGACGAATCCGGTCAGCACCCCGCCGGTGACCATCGCCATCGTCCCGCCGCGCCTTGGCAGCCGCAGCGAGAATGCGGCGGCAAACAGCACCATCGCCAGGAACAGGAAGGGCTGGGCCAGCAGCGACTGGTAATGCAGCCGGTGCCGCACAGCGGGGAAGCCCGTGGTCTCCAGCGTGTGGATGAAGCGCGGCAGCTCCCAGAAGGAGATCGTCTCCGGCGGGGCGAAGCTCTCCTCGATGGTGGCCATGTCCAGCTCGGTCGGGATCGTGTAGCTGTCGAGCTTCTCCGGATCCTTCTTGGCCCGGTTCAGAACGGCGTCCTGCAGTTCCCACTTGCGGTCCTTCAGTTCGGCGCTGGGCGCGTCGACGCGGCCGAGATAGTTCTGATCGGCATCGAACAGGAAGACGATGACGTTCGACAGCTCGAAGGTCACCGGATTGACCAGCTCCGAATGGATGAAGAACTGTTCCTTCTCGTTGGTCTGGCGCAGCCACAGGCCGGAGCGCGAGATGTTCAGCGTGCTCGACTGCAGTTTCAGATAGCGGTCCTGCAACTGCTCGTACTTGGCGATGAACACGGCGCCGACCGGATTGATCAGCGTCACCTTCACCACGCCGATGGCGGCGGCGGCGAACATCACCGGCATCAGGAATTGCCAGGCCGAAACGCCGACGGCGCGGGCGACCACCAGTTCGGCGCTGCGCGTCAGCCGCCAGAAGGTGAACATGCCCGCGAACAGGATGACGAAGGGGAAGATCTGCTGCCCGATCTCCGGCAGCTTCAGCAGCGCCATTTCCACCACCAGCCCGAAGGTCACATGTGGTTTGGTGCCGGCGCGGCGCAGCAGCTCCACCGTGTCCAGCAGCAGCACGATGGCGAGCAGGATCACCATCAGCAAGCAGAACCAGACGATGAACTGCCGCCCGATGTAACGGGAAAGCGTAGGCGAGGAATACATGCGGTGTCCGGTCTCCGGAGCCCCGCCCGGCGCGCCGCCATGGCGCTTGAGGCGGACCGGCGCGGCCCCGCCCGATTGGATCGGTGCGGGCCCCCGCCGGAACAGTCCCGGCTGTTTACCCCTGTTGCGGCGCG
The Azospirillum sp. TSA2s DNA segment above includes these coding regions:
- the lptG gene encoding LPS export ABC transporter permease LptG — translated: MYSSPTLSRYIGRQFIVWFCLLMVILLAIVLLLDTVELLRRAGTKPHVTFGLVVEMALLKLPEIGQQIFPFVILFAGMFTFWRLTRSAELVVARAVGVSAWQFLMPVMFAAAAIGVVKVTLINPVGAVFIAKYEQLQDRYLKLQSSTLNISRSGLWLRQTNEKEQFFIHSELVNPVTFELSNVIVFLFDADQNYLGRVDAPSAELKDRKWELQDAVLNRAKKDPEKLDSYTIPTELDMATIEESFAPPETISFWELPRFIHTLETTGFPAVRHRLHYQSLLAQPFLFLAMVLFAAAFSLRLPRRGGTMAMVTGGVLTGFVLFVMTDVVRTFGMSETIPIVMAAWSPAGISLLLGTAALLHLEDG